The Rhododendron vialii isolate Sample 1 chromosome 3a, ASM3025357v1 nucleotide sequence TGTGTGTATGCGAGCGCGTGTGTGAGAGTAAATTTGGGGTTTCGCAACCGTCCAAAAATAACGAATCAACCTTTATGAGTCTTTTTGAATCTTAAGGATTGAGATCATTTGGTCTACTTGCAGGGCCGACTCAATAGTTTTTAGTGCCCAagacctaataaaaaaaaatgtgcccTAAAGAGtacttaataatttttacagcaacaatCACCATATATGTtaatacgttttttttttgtgaatttgatattcaaagttaaaagaaaaattaaaacagaCAAAAAATTCTTATCAAAACATTTATGGTGCGTTTGAACTTTGATCTTGAGTCACTATGCTTAAGTAGTTAAAAATATAAGAGGTGTAAGATCCATCATTTATTCTGACAAGTAACTGGTCGGGAATCCGGTTGAATACGTTATGTTTTGACGACATGTCGCGATATCAGCCGTTTGTTCGGTGCCTATAGCAATTTTATTGGAGGTGTACAGCAGACTTTCCTAGATTTATAATGGTTTAAAATTCTCTTACGTATTAGCGATCTCTAAAATGATCTCTCTAATGAAATGTCATTCAACTCATTAATGGCCGAATAACGCAAGATCTTGGACTTTATCAAAACGAGTACTTGAGATATCCCACCAAATTATGATTCTATTTTAGCTAATGTGAGGGAGCATTGTAATCTTTAAGGATACGATCACGATCATGGttttaattcttcttctttaaaaataaaaaatacgaGTTGACATTTTTTGCTTCTTGGTATCGACTTGATTCGTTTGAAATCTTCTCTCCTATCTCCCCCTTCACGAAACAGTACACCTGTCGCCTTCAAGAGGTTTGGTCAAATGGTCGTGAGAAAACAACTAAAGAGATTGCCCATCAAGACGGATCCAAGTTTGAATTCCACAAAGGCCAAACATTCGAAATCTCAGGGTCACCGGTTTGCCCggtcattaacttcagagccCCTAAACTAGCTCGGACAtctggttattaaaaaaaagaaattttataatcAACCCAATGGGTCGACaatagtaggtgtgtgaatgtttattaaagagtataaaaataaacagaaatacaCATTTTCCTTGCtttctagtgtgcttatcgtcgACCCAGtagctgacaatagcaagaccgttaaaaaaaaaaaaaaaaaacagcacgTCCCTCCCGGCCTGCACAATTAAAAATCCCATGCTACACGGGCAATTCTCCGCCTGCACAACACACAATACGCACTCCTAGTAACGTAATGTTAATTTATTGAGTGGTGCTAGGGACACACCCACTTttacacccaaacacacactcaccctcacatgagtggtgggccccacacacacactagtgtgtgtgtgtgtatggggcccaccactcatgtgagtgtgggtgtgtgtttgggtatGAAAATGGGTGTGTCTCTAGAATTATTGTAATTTTAAACTTGGGAGAGAGAATTTGAAATGGTATTTGAGGCAAATTGTGAGCTCATAGTTCACTGCGTGTAGCCTTGTGCAACGGAGAGACCGATTGCTTCTAACAAATCCATGCGTTTGAGTTCTTCAAACCGAATCGAACTACAGAGAGATCGAACATGTTGGGCGGTATATTTGGGCTTGGATTTAGCGCCAAATGGTTAGTTACgatcctttctctctctctctctctctctcaacatcaaTCAATCTATAGTTGTGCTTGAAAGTCTCCAAACCATCAATTCTGAATTCTTATAActtcaatttttgttatttttgaaattgagatagagggggagagaggaaaaaaaaaggggactaAGAGAGCGAGAACGCGGGAAGGGTTAGAAATTTTGAGTGTgagatttttgtttgtttgtcctatatttctaaatttttggattaattttaGTTATGCTCTAAAATTTGGATTCAAAAAAGTATTTTCGTGCATAAAACGGGAACACTTTAGTCCAAATTTGCATGGTTCGATCAATCTATTTCGAAAAACATAACTAGGGTTGTGCACGCTTCAatgcagagaaaaaaaaaaaatgcacgtaTGTTGGTATGTTGATTTGTATTGTGTTACGCAGTAAATCGTTGATTAAGCCGATAAGAGCACGAATCGATGCGCGGCGGAAGGGGAATGAGGCGACGGAGCGGTTTCTGAAGAACAATCTCGCTCAGCTACTCGCTAACCGCCACTATTGCAAAGCCTACGAAAAGGTCAAAATACTAATCCTCTGCTTTCCATTGGATTACAGTCTTGTTCTCTTGCTCTGACTACTGGTTTCAAGTTCAATCAAGTGTTGATCCGGCTTCGTTTCGTTTATCTTTGGGCAAAATATTACTACAAAAAGTAATCGAAATTCGGGATATGGATTCGTTCTTTTGGATTTGAAAGATAATTTGCCCTTTTCGCGCTCTTCACAGCAATCAAACAGACGGTAAAATAAGGTGTTTGAAGATTAAACTTGCTACCGCTGTTTGATTCCTCTTTTGGCCCTCTCTTATAATTTGGAGTAAACCGCTCAAAGGTATCAAATTTACCCTCAAAGGGTCGTTTTCTGgaaagttcaaatttttggaTGGTAATAAGTATGTTTCCTTAAAAGCTACATGGGACCCTATAGTGCATCCCAGCACTACAGGAGCGTAGTTTGgtatccgagccgttcaaaagtgttttcaatggtctagATTGTTGGGATGTATAGCTGATGTGCTACCCTACAGGTCCCCGGGTCCAAGAAAATCAGTGTGATAGTTGATATTATTGTGGTTTTGTCCCTATTGAGGCaataatttgttttcttattgttGTGCTTTATGGGAGTCACACACAATATATGAGAGGAAAAAACTCCGACTTTGTATTAATCGACTAAAATACAAATCATGAAAACCCTCTCTCAGACAACTCTAGTTCTCTCTGATCTCTCTCTGAGTTCCACACCTTTCTACTCTtacacatacatgtatatatacaagAAAGGTGAAACAAAAGTCCAAACCCATTTTAAGGCTCAGACACGCGAGAATCAAATCGCCGGGATCCGGCGCCTAAAATCTCAGCTGTTGGTGGCTAAGATCTTTGACTTTGGGGCCTGGGTCACTCTCAATTGGGACACCTCTCATCAACGGGTAAAATCCAACCCTTGCTACTTCTTGTTTGGTTTAACTAAGCCCAGGAGTCCAAACAATTGATTCGAAGTGTCCTTATTTCCAGTAGGTTGTTAATTTACACTTTCGGAAAAACCAATATGTCGTAATTTTTGCGATCTTCTGCATACGTTTTTTTTAAGTGACTCAATTTGAGTACTTAACATACGAGGCTGATTTTCTTGGTTAATTGCACTATTGGAATGAAAGAGAATTTAAGCACCTGAGGTTCAGTCCTTAGATTTCGAGCAGTTTGAAATACTCCAACTAATCCTTGGTTCATAATCATGATATAGAGAGAACCGAATTTACTTATTACTCTGCGTTCATCTTCGCAATTCATTTTGAGAAATCTTCCGGTCTTCATCTATGGCTTGTTAGTCTCGTGATCTAATCAGTGTTCTTCATGCGAGGAGAAGCAGACAGAAGAATATATCACTGAACTGAACTGCTTGTTACGCTATGACTTCATTGAGGAGGCCTGTGTACACATATTAAAACAGCTTTCAGCTATGCAGAAACGAAGGTCTGTGCAGATAATAGTGCGCTCTTATTAGACACTTTACAATTTACTTCTGTTTGTGTAAACtctttgtgtgtatatatcgGGACTCAGCAGCCCTGAGAATCGGGGCAGGATGTATCAAGAAAGTGGATTGATTGCAATCGAAACATCATGGGGAAATAATGTGACTATGATATACTCCCTCATACTGTGTGCATGGATAGAGAGAGTATTGCATGAAACTGAATTACCCAAGATAATAAATGgatactctttctctctctttttagcGGCAATAAAATGGATACGCTTTATAGATTCATGCATAACTTAATGCTGAAATGGGTGAAAATAAAGTTTGATAACTTGTAAACTGTATGTAGTGTCCTCGGCGTATCATCTTCAGGTCATTATTATTTCTTTCGCTCTTATGTTCAACGACTTTTGCGTTTGGACATTTTTCTGGGAATGGATGAGAAACACCGACGTGCTAATTTAGCTAGAATTCAGTGACACACAGACACAGAGGGACAAATATGAACACGTAATGAGATGATATCGCACGTCAGTGGCTATGCTTCTCAAGTTAAAAGATTCTTTTAAAGTTTCAGTCAGGTGACGTTAGATCGAATTCATTTGTTTTGATGTTAATATGCTGCCCTTGTCTGTTGTTTTCTTTCCAGTGAATGCCCCGACGAATGCATAGAGCCGGTGGGGACCCTGGTGTATGCTGCCGGAAAATTTCCTGATTTTCTTGAATTACGTATGCTCAGGGATACATTCAAGGAGAGATACGGAAAATCTTTGGAACGTTTTGTAAATCAGGAGGTGAGTTCTTAAGGAATGCACTCTGCATACGATACTTAACAAAGCAATAGTTTTGCTTCTACATCTAACCAACTTAATGTCGTCGTCAGTTTGTTTCGAATTTAGCCTCCAAGCCTACGGTAGAGAAGAAAATCAAGGCGTTGGAAGACATAGCATTGGAGTTTTCGATAAAATGGGACTCGGAGGATCTTAAACAGAAGTTGGCTAATCCCTCTGCCTCTGGGGACTCCAAGGGTTCTGAACAGAAAATGGCTAATCCTTATGCCTCTGGGGACTCCGAGGGTTCTGAACAGAAAATGGCTTATCCCTGTGCATCTGAACTCAGGATGACTAATCCCTCTGCATCTTGGGATTCCAGGGTTTTTGAACAGATGTTGGTCAATCCCTCTGCAACTGCACAAGTAacccctttctttctttcttttttctcaattcACGAATGGTCGTATTGCGATTAACTTTGCATCGAAATCATGGTTAAGACCTTGTTCAAGCCTGAGTTCTTCTGCACTTCTCTGATATTTTGCAGGTCCAACCTAAGAGGCACGGACCCTTTCACTACGAAGACGATACAGAGAAATCACCCAAGGAGACGGAAACTCTCACGATAATATATAAACGAATGACTTCGTCGAAAGATAGGAATGAGCTTGCTGGCGACAAATACAGAGTGAACGTAGGCTGCAGGGATGTAAATCTCTCAGAAAGCGAAAAGTTGGACCAACGGTACTCAAGAAGTGAAGATTTAACTCGTAAGGGTCGACTATCCATAGGTAGCGGACTATCCTCAGGTAGCGAACAATCTAGCCCAACGAGAGACAACTATGACATTATCCCCCGATCAAGAGGGAAATTCACTCAGTTTAACAATGAATTATGGTCATCAACTGGGAAGGAGGAATCTGCTGCAAAGA carries:
- the LOC131320168 gene encoding uncharacterized protein LOC131320168; the encoded protein is MLGGIFGLGFSAKCKSLIKPIRARIDARRKGNEATERFLKNNLAQLLANRHYCKAYEKTEEYITELNCLLRYDFIEEACVHILKQLSAMQKRSECPDECIEPVGTLVYAAGKFPDFLELRMLRDTFKERYGKSLERFVNQEFVSNLASKPTVEKKIKALEDIALEFSIKWDSEDLKQKLANPSASGDSKGSEQKMANPYASGDSEGSEQKMAYPCASELRMTNPSASWDSRVFEQMLVNPSATAQVQPKRHGPFHYEDDTEKSPKETETLTIIYKRMTSSKDRNELAGDKYRVNVGCRDVNLSESEKLDQRYSRSEDLTRKGRLSIGSGLSSGSEQSSPTRDNYDIIPRSRGKFTQFNNELWSSTGKEESAAKINGKRTEFANGRYAPVRRTTIV